The DNA segment AGGCTCGTTCTACGACCGGGTCGGGACACTGCGCGATGTCGTCCAGAACCATCTGCTGCAGGTGCTCGCGCTCACCTTGATGGACGCGCCCGGACCCGGCGCGGATGCGGTTCCCGACGAGCAGGTCGACCTGTTCCACGCGATCCGCCCGATCGACCCGGCGAAGGCCATCCGCGGCCAGTACACCGGCTACCGGTCGATCGCCGGTGTCGATCCAGCATCGGACACCGAGACGTTCGTCGCGCTACGGCTGGAACTGGACTCGTGGCGGTGGTCCGGCGTACCGGTGATCATCCGCGCGGGCAAGCAGCTGCCGGTCACCGCCACCGAGATCGTGGTGCGGTTCCGGAAAGTTCCGAAGCTCCGGATCGGCGGCCAGGTCTGGGCCCCGCCGGGTCACGACGACGTGGTGCTGCGCATCGGGCAGGGCCCCGGTATCGGGTCCGGCGTCACGTTCGGCCTGCGGGTGAAGGAACCGGGCCGCGACGTCTCAGAACCGGTCGACTTGTCGGTCGACTTCTCGACGGCCCTGGGTGACCCCCCGTGGCCGTACGAGCGGCTGCTGCGTGATCTGCTCGTCGGCGACCGCACGTTGTTCCCGGCGTGGCCGAGTGTGGAGGCGACGTGGTCGATCGTCGCGCCTCTGCTGGAGAACCCGCCGCCGGTGCAGCCGTACGCGCCGGGGACCTGGGGTCCGGAGGCAGCCGAGGCATTCGCCCGCGGGCACGGCGGCTGGCGGACACCGAAACCGCCACCCCCGTCATGAGTTGAGGACGTCCGTCCCGTGCTCTGCGGCGA comes from the Actinomycetota bacterium genome and includes:
- a CDS encoding glucose-6-phosphate dehydrogenase — its product is MVIATADRLVVFGITGDLARKMTLPSLYRLEDRGLLPCDVIGVAFDDGDDDSLRARARQAIVDSEADDHGAIDEDVFARLAAKLSYLHGDFTDPELYDRLKVQLGGAERPAFYLEIPPALFGPVVERLGAAGLTTNARVAVEKPFGTDLASARALNQRLHAVIAEEQLFRVDHFLGKEPVQDILYLRFANAMLEPIWHRGQVDSIQITMAEAFGVEDRGSFYDRVGTLRDVVQNHLLQVLALTLMDAPGPGADAVPDEQVDLFHAIRPIDPAKAIRGQYTGYRSIAGVDPASDTETFVALRLELDSWRWSGVPVIIRAGKQLPVTATEIVVRFRKVPKLRIGGQVWAPPGHDDVVLRIGQGPGIGSGVTFGLRVKEPGRDVSEPVDLSVDFSTALGDPPWPYERLLRDLLVGDRTLFPAWPSVEATWSIVAPLLENPPPVQPYAPGTWGPEAAEAFARGHGGWRTPKPPPPS